TCCTGCACAGGGGGCTGGAAAAGGCGCATGAATTCGGGTTTGCCGGGCCCCAGATCCCGCACGATCAGCCCCGCCACGGCATCCCGTGGGCGCACGCGGCCGATGCTCTTCTTCAGGACATTGGAGATCACGCCATCGCTGAGCCCCACCGCGACGGCGAGGCACAGGATCATGAGCCGAGCCTGCCGTCCTCCACGCCAGAGGATGAGCAGGACGATCACCACCAGCAGAGGCACCCAAGCATTGATCGCCGAGACAGCAGGCATCAGCCAATCCAGCACGGGATGGCTCCAGCCATGATTGATCTTTTCCAGAAGGGGCAGGTCCCAGGAGGGCATGGGCGGGGGATCAGGGTTCAGTATTCAGTATTCAGTTTTCAGTAATCGGTATTCAATATTTAGGGAGTCGGTTTCGCGGGCTGGCTGACGCCCGGTTTGTC
The sequence above is drawn from the Prosthecobacter debontii genome and encodes:
- a CDS encoding phosphatase PAP2 family protein yields the protein MPSWDLPLLEKINHGWSHPVLDWLMPAVSAINAWVPLLVVIVLLILWRGGRQARLMILCLAVAVGLSDGVISNVLKKSIGRVRPRDAVAGLIVRDLGPGKPEFMRLFQPPVQEPSKVRKETRGKSLPSSHTVNMFALATVIALFYRGWGAFAYGLAFLVALSRLYVAAHWPSDVAISLGLGVLIGWGTVNAIMGFLESRARG